From the genome of Nicotiana tabacum cultivar K326 chromosome 17, ASM71507v2, whole genome shotgun sequence:
taattggttaaggtcctaagggcctcaggtggattccaAAGGgattaacggatcgagtttgggtTTGGGGGGAAGCTGAGGTAGCTGGTGTTTgttgcaatcgcacctgcgagaaaagtgccgcaggtgcgagaccgcagaagcggtacagGGGTCACAGATGCGGAATGGAGTGAGGGTGGATGGATTCGTAGGTACGAGGAAGttgccgcacctgcgggctcgcagatgcgggcgGAGGAGCACAAAAGCGGGAACTGGACTGAGGGGGAAGGCCGCTGAAGTGGCAGTTTGTGGCTTTGTGCGCAGAAGCAGAGATAGCCCAGGTGAGGGACGTTCGCAGATGTGAGTTTTTACTCACAAAAATGAGGCCACAGATGCGGCAAttctgtccgcagaagcgaaaactgGGCAGAACATAAGGGATCAAACTTGGTCATTTCATCATTTTcgtttgggatttttggagctcggttcttgggagATTTTGAGGAGTTTCTTCATGTAacacaaggtaagtaatttcccaGTTGTTTTTAGCTAAATGTaaggtttatatgtggatttaaggaGAAAAGGTCGgggaaaatttgagattttggtagaaaaatctagaaattggtatttttggattttgaccacgaaattggacatagaattaggtataaattatatatttgagttcgtggtattatgggtaaagtttatctttaaaaagttttggaatccgggcatgcGGGCTCTAgggttgattttatcgactttttgaaCGGAGTGGAGAATTATTTAAactgattaattatgggtatttgaatatattttgattggtttgcacattcgtttgaatagttttggatcaactggcatcggtttgaggtgttagagagactTTGGAGTcagttatggaatttcggagcaaggtaagtctcctgtctaactctgtgagtgggaaactacccctaggtaatgtatttgttatgtgttacttattgtaggggctacgtacgcacaaggtgacgagagtccatgcgtagctagattcatgttatgtatGGGTATACTTAGGCTCACACCATGCTATAGTTGTACTACTTGAGTTGTTTCCTGTCTattaaatttctttatttttacgatgcgacttgagactagacttgtgtagagtaaTGGACTTGTCATCGTAAAGatttgacgggcttcatgattatcCGTTATATATTTGTACTCTCCTTATTAAATTCTCCCGTGTTATGCATGCTCATCGAAAAGTTCCCTTAAAATCTATAACTCACATGACTGTTTGTGAGTGGGGTCGAGTACCCGTCAAagtttcttattctaatgggattaggtcgtttgcctcggcaggatagatacatatatggttcgtgtcgttcgaccctcgacagtgcgcACACTAataggatcgggtcgtacgccacgataggatttatgtaccacactctcatgggagcgggtcgtttgcCTCGACAATAAAATAGATGTATTTGTGGTTTGGTAATGTTatgatggatcgggccgtacgcctcggcatttctgtGAAATACTATGACGACCTATCTAGTAAGGTCCACATTATATATATTCCGATTGATGAGGTAACTAGTAGCTGAGATCTTGAGATATCTTTGAGAAGAGAGTTGTACCGTGTATTTACACCTGTTATTTTCATTTACTTACTCTGATTCACATATGTTTACTCCtattgtatctgtcttattggacctctagtaagtgttgatgtcgacccctcgtcactacttctctgggattaggctaaatacttactgggtacgcgttgatttacgtactcatgctacacttgctgcactttttgtgcaggtacttATGTCtgatggtcttttgggcgcaacgGCGCGGCTATTGCGGGAACTTATCGTGAGCTACTTTCCATGTTACGCTCTGCAgcctacagagtctccatcagaattatttatatttttcttgtctaattttttattctagacagatgttgtattttattttatctcctagttgatgctcatgcacttgtgacaccgggttttggaggttcctatTGTTGTTAGTCGTTGCAGATCACGTAGTTGTTAACATTTTTCCCTTGTATATtccattttatactatttaagtaATGAAAATTAcgatttcaaaataataaaatgagtaattaaatcaatcaatcattgttggcttgcctgacggcgatgttaggtgtcatcacgacctatagtatattttgggttgtgacattttGCATTGAATTTTAACATTATTTTTAATAACAGAAATATACATTGAATAAAATACCgatcaattaaataataatacatTGCCATGTTTCACTAGTCGTTGAACATGTCATTCATCAAGTAAGCATAAGTTGGCTGGTTGCCAGTGGTTTTCCAATTGATTATTCTGGGAATCCGGTTATCAACTCGGTGTGCAATATTGGGGTCAATCTTTGAACAACACTCGCACAACCATACTTGCATAGCAAGAGGCATCCCAGCTATCTTGTACTACTTATTCTGGGAATCCATCTTCTTGCTAATATATTTGAGAAGGACATTGAATGCCTCCTTACCCCATGGGTAATCACAATATATCCCGCTCTCGACCAAATCAAAATGTAGTCTTGGGATGGTTGTGCAGTTTTTCTCAGTGGATAATATGAATGTATGTATGAAATACAACACATTTATTTTAATGGCATCTCCATCATTGTCAAAACCTCAATTCTTGTCATCAAAGCAATTCAACAAAGCTTTCTTCTTGACATTCTTTGCACCGCCAAAGTATGTATCCACAATCATGTTAGGCATCTTTGTGTTAAACTCAAAATCGTCAGCGTCACTAACACAATTGAGACCAGTAACTACCGCAAACTCCCTGATTGAAAAGCGTAATGTTGTACCATTCACATGTATTAAAAATGAAACAATATGACTTTCTTCCAGCTGCAGAACCATGAAACACCTGAACAACTGATGTTGAACCTTACAGTGCTTCATATCGAGGAATCCTCCAAAACAAGTAGTACTAAATAATTTGTACTGATGTGGAGTAAGCTTTTCTTTGAGGTCAGAGATTATGTCGGTGTTAGTATAGGAACTGATATGCTGCGATAAAATAGACGTGtgtttaacaaaaaaaattatttcctgCATAcaaaaaacaaactaaaaagataaaaatatatagTTGAAAATACAGATGAATGCAGTTAGGTTGAATAcataactcattcatgaatacaacataGTACATTGATAATTACAACAAAAACTATGAGTTATGGCAATAACTGTTATTTTAAATACAGATGGATACAATTAGGTTAAAAATACAGATGAATATAGTTAGATTGAATGCATAACTAATTgatgaataacatcaaaatggTAGAACTAACAATGTATTTAAAAATGTTGTTGTATGAACtcaaatacatctaaatacaacaGTCAAAAATcactgtacaaaataaaaatcagTGTATGCCTTatcgaatacatataaatacatctaaatacaagaAGAGAACCATTGTACAAACTAAAAATCAATATAAGCGGActcgaatacatataaatacgtcTACAATTACCTTGTCGTTCTGTGTTTCTGAGCTACTTCCTTTAGCGACCTCTTTTCCTTTGCTCCCAGAAGCATCATCCAtaagttttcttctcttttccatATCAGGAAGTGTTGATTTTTTTGAAGATTTCTGATCTTGACCTTGTTTCATAGGGTCATTGCGTACTTAAGTTCTCCTCTCAGCTTCAATGGTTGCTGATGAACCTGCAAATACAGGTTCCTCTTGAGTGATTTGCAAATCGAAAGATGGCCCTTCGAAATTAAGTGCTTTAGTGGGTATACCTCGGATAACCTTCTTCGGAGTTGTTGAATCAGCCATTGAAGAGGAAATTTCAAGTATTCTGCAGAAAACCTAACAATGGtgaatattttaaataaaagaaaaatattcaagagaaaaaaaaaaagatttaaccgaccaaaacccaaaaacttTAACACTTACCAcaactttttggagaaaaaaaagGTTGAAAATTGAGAAAGACAGTGGCGATGTGAGAGAACTATAAAGCTTGGGGAAGACAATGGGGAGAATCGTGGTTCAACAATAGGGAAGACAAACTTGCTGTGAGAGAGATCGTGGAGAGAAATTAGATATATCGTGCGGTGATTTTGGAAGAGAATAACGGAAAGAATGAGAGAGAGAAATATTAGACACCGTATTTAATGCGTTAACGGTAGTGTATaccataaatacatattttgctataaaaataaaaaatagctatagaaaataatattttaaaaggatttttatttataataaataaggtgtaAACATTTGCTACGGGAGTTAAAATTTCCGAGAAAGTATTGGTCTTTGCTAGGCTCAAATGGCCAagcccatttttttaaaaatatgctCTTGTCCAATCAAATACCATGTCTAACCCAATCTATTAGATAGGCAAAGGCCGAAAATACAAATCACCAAGCCCATCAGAATGCCCAAAAAGAAGACTTGGCAGATGCATGTCTGACACACTAACATCTCCTTCTCACTAATTATTTGCCCACCATGATCACCAAAAATGTCTGTATCAAGTTCCAAGAGTGCCAatactatttttctcttttcctctttgcCAATACCAAGTCAAACTATCTGAGTAAGATTTCTAAAGAACATATGCAAACCGAGGGGATTATGAGAAAGAGGAAAGAGTTAAAGCCATAGAGATTTTCTTTTGAAGTACACCAAGTATAATGTCCTAAAAGTATCACTACGGATCAATAATCACGTTTGGTCTATGCAATTTTATGAGCTACAATGGGCACCATACATATGCTTCACAAGGGTCGAATCCCACCCTCTATGTACATATAGCCCTCTGCAATGTCACTGCATTATACCTCCAGAGGCATAATATATGCATGTAAAAGTATATATATCTGGTTCATGGTTATGTTAAGGCAGGGCAGCCCGCtgcactaagcttccgctatgtGCAGCgttcggggaagggccggaccacaagtgTCTATTGTGTGCAGCCATACCCTATATATATCCGGTTCATGGTTATGTTAATTCCTATATATGTTTTTTTGGAAATACAAAGTTCCATATCCCATGCCATGTTAGAATGCGACAGTTGCACCTGTAACCCATGCCCAATGGGCCTCCGAAAACCATCCAACCCACTCTCTCCCCCAAAATAAAACCCAAATATCAtttatgttataaaataaagactgtaaattaaagacaagtatagagagaaactgatatattattcaaacttcaaacttgtgtacataatgaactgaaaacttctctatttatagaagaaaggaagcagatgtgtaagctgcttgtaagttgctactgtaccagatatagataatcttctaccggggtaatgtttatctataATGGGGTACcaaaatgataagcttcttcaagaggcttatttccaatagagtattaaatagataaacatatttacggcagAGTTttatatggataagcttcttcaagaagcttatttacaacggagtactaaatgaacatccataatataatatatttataacactcctccttagatgttcattaaaagataatgtgcctcattaaaaccttactagacaAAAAACCCTTCTTTAtgaaaatacatggacaaataacatcatttatgtaaccctctttcagcaaatattcactgagtcgattataccacatgcgcccaaatttctttaaaccgtacaaagatctttgtaatctgattgagtacatttcacgagattttgaatatgcttcacgcattttaaatccttcagggattttcatgtaaatttcattatcaagtgacccgtacagataaactgtaaccacatccattagatgtatttcaagccctTCAcataaggctaaactgatgagatatcgaaatggtatggcatccataacgggtgaatatgtttcttcataatagactccaggtcgttgtgagaatccttgtgcgacaaggcaagccttgtatctttcaactttatttttatcattccttttacgcacaaaaatttatttatgaccaactggcttTATACTAGCAGATGTTTGGACTACTgatccaaagacctctcttttagcaagtgacttcaattccgattgaattgactcttgccattttgaccaatcagatctttgtcgccattcttcgacagatcggggttcaagattctcactatcttgcataatgctaaGTGTAACATTATATGTAAAAATATTGTCCACCACTATTttagatcgatttaaattaatcccatcaccagtagaacttattaaaagttcctcactcacttaagtctcgggttcattgatttctttcggaatctcagaactaatcagatctttgGTCTCTTTAGaagatcccttcataatatcattttgatcatttgtcgattttctttttctaggatttcgatccttagaacccaaaggcctaccacgcttcaggcgttcTTTAGGTTTACTAGCTcgcatgctagtagatggtcctgctgggacatcaattcggataggcacattctctgcagggatatgtgacttagttatccttttcaaatcagtaaatgcgtctggtaTTTGATTtgttatattctgtaaatggatgatcttctggacctcctgattacatataggggtacgtggatcaaagtgagataatgataaaacttttcacacaatctcttttgatttcctttttctatCCCCCTAACTGTGGggaatttgtttcatcaaatcgacaatctgcaaatcgagcagtaaataaatctcccatcattggttcaagatagcgaataatagagggtgattcaaactcAATAtgtattcctaaccttctttggggcccatcttactgcgttgtggtggtactaccGGCACTTATACAGCAtgtccaaaaattcgtagatggagaatatttggttcatgaccaaaaactaattgtgtcggagaatatttattataatgtgacgGTCTGAGACGAataagtgatgttgcatgcaagatagcatgtccccaaacagtagtgggtaattttgttttcataagtagtggtcttgctatcaattgcaggcgtttaataaatgactctacaaggccattttgagtatgaacataagctacaagatgttcaacttttatcccaactgatagacagtaatcatcaaaagcttgagatgagaattttccagcattatcaaggcgaatagcctttataaaGATAATTTGGGAATTGCgtccttaatcaaattatttgggctaatagctttgcaaacgccaggttgcgagatgatagtaggcacacatgagaccatcttgaagatgcatctattaggaccataaaatatctaaaaatcCCACTTGGTGGTTGAATAAGTCCACacatatccccatgtatacgctctaaaaaggcagggaattcaatgccaaccttcattggtgatggtctagtgatcaatttgccttgataacaagcatcacaagaaaattcattatttgtaagaatctttaggttctttaatggatgctcACTCGAATtgtcagtaattcgtctcatcattattgatccaggatggcccaaacggccataccaaagcacaaaaatatttaaatcagtaaacttctggtttacgatagagtgtgcttcaactgtactaatctttgaatagtataagccagaagatagaGATGgcaacttttctacaatgcacttctggcaagaaatattctttgtaatacaaagatattccatattcatttcatctatcgtctcaacatgatacccatttcggcggatatctataaaacttaACAAGATTTTCGGGACTTGaaggagaataatgcattgtctattataagttttgttcccttaggcaTAAATATaatagctcttccggagccttcaatcaaacttatattaccaaaaattgttgaaacatttactttttccttatgcaaataagaaaagtatttttgatcTTTGGATATGGCATGAGTttttccactatcaattacacaaatatcttcatgattagtctttgatccaaacataatttgagaattatccatattcttcaaaatgacataaacaaaataaatatgatagtaaatatcattatcaaagcataacttttatttatgtacaacaattacataaccatactatctattacaaacaacaaaaattaaaatatttacatttctacagattcatcaccgatcacatgacttgtttctctttccgggagtgcaaagtaatcagctacatccaaatgcatgaagtctaaattatcttcagaaataaaatttgcttcatcatttttctctgtcttcttcagggaggcttgatacaactcaatcagctacatccaaacgAATTTTCTGCCTTTGCcacttgcaccgcttcatgcttttgttccttccttttcctctgctggtggtgaggagagTTCATTGAtccattattattaccatgattagagtttcttccccCGAACACGACTGGGGCCACATtctcttccacgcttagcttggtggaagttcgtctcattcacttcaggaaatggacaagaaccaacaggtcggctttcatggtttttcattaatagctcattatgttgctcggctacaaaaAAATGTGAGATAAgttaaaaatactttttgaatcccatatctcgatattgctgctgttggagcatattcgaggcatgaaaaatggtaaaagttttctccaacatatcatgatcaataatattatcaccacataatttctattgggaaataattctgaacatagcagaattatactcactaatagatttaaaatcttgtagccttagatgagtccaatcataacgtacatgtggaagaacgaccatcttcaagTGGTTATATCTAAGGCTTCCACAGgcataggaatatcattgcttggGCACGGTCTAAGGCTTACACAGgcttaatagtgagatattccattttcaagccTTAATCAAGGtaatggcgtaggaatatcattgctttggtacggtcttggtttgatgctcgATTTTTGTCcatgatggtgtctgccagacccatcgcatcaagatgaatttcaacatcaagcacccaagacatgtaactTTTGcctgatatatccagggctacaaactcaagtttagaaagatttgacattatttagaaaaagaaagtttgtacctctgatactttcaaagtatttgctcgagatggcagagtctcgtgctgataacgtgttataaaataatgactgtaaagtaaagacgagtatagagagaaactgatatattattcaaacttcaaacttgtgtacataatgaactgaaaacttctctatttatagaagaaaggaaattGTGTAaactgctactgcaagctgctgtgtaagctgtatgtaagctgctactgcaagttgctgtgtaagctgcttgtaagttgctactgcaagttgttatgtaagctgcttgtaagttgctactgtaccagatatagataatcttctatcgggggtaatgtttatccataatagAGTACTAAAATGATAAGCtttttcaggaggcttattttcaatagagtactaaatagataaacacatTTACGGCGGaatctcatatggataagcttcttcaggaaccttatttacaacggaatactaaatgaacatccataatataatatatttataacaatttctaacttaAAAATAATGTACTTTAACACTTATTTGGATAATCAATTGCATAAGCCATCTAAAGTTCGAGTGAATCAAGCATAAACTGTCTTTTGAAAATtggtaataaaaataattaatataataggACAAAGAAAGCCAACAACATAGATAATTCTTAAATACTCCACTTCTAGGTAATAAACTTTACATCATGCAAGTAGCTCATTGTATGAATGTTTAATCCAAAGTCGTCTTGATTTACTAGCAATTCGATGGGCTTTAAAAAGCACATCGAAATGATAACctaattcaaaaaagaaaaaaagttacaAGATAGCACGGTCTGCCAGCTAAAGTAGCTAAATCCTTACATCTGAATTTTATTGTGATTATTTAAATAAGTTAAGGTTggcatttggggggggggggggggaagttaCCACTTTAAAGGAAGGCTTTGCTGCATCAGATGCCTCAAAGCACCACTGTTATCCAGAAAAAGAAACTAAATCAAattcaaataaaacaaaaggCTCACAAACATAGCACAATCTCCAAACCAGAAAAAGCCAATCCATACATctgaaactttaagttggaatgTTGTGTCTCTCAATAAGATACTTAAAGAGGGGAGGAAGTTACCCCATTAAAGGATGGCTTTGTTGCATGCCTCAAAGACATCATAGCTGATGAAACCAAAACCAGAGGGGTTTCGTGTTTCAAAATTCAGGATCTCTTGTTATCTGGAAGCAATTAGAATACGTCAGAATAACCACAAAATGACCACCTCTTAAACTACACTGGAAAGTAATGTTATGGTCCAAATACAATGTTGCAGGCAAACTAAGAGTGCTACACTTCCGAAGGCTTGGCAAATTTATCATGTCACCACGGGGGGAGGGGAATCCAATAAATTGAAAACTGCTAAATGTTTTTCTTGCTCTTGAAGATGCAAGAATATCTAAAACCATGTGAAGGCATAAGATAAATGAGTCGGTGACTTTTGGAGCTGTAACAACTTCAAAGTACTAAATGTTCATACAGAAGCTTCACATATAGATCGTGTACTTCAGTGGCATACACAATTCTGCAGTTGCATATATCAAAATGCACTTTATATATGCAAATTAAGAATAGGGCCTTGAATTGTATCTACCATAGGAAATAACAAACTGAAGCTAACTCCTCCAACAATCACGAAACCTGTAGAATCTTGTTTCCAACAACAATTGTATTTACCAGATTCACTTTTTCTCCTAAAGCTAGCTAAGTATACATTGTCCCTAAAGTATACTGTTAATGAGTTAAGAAGAATGTTCCCGACACCCTTTAACTCGTTAAACAAGCATGTATTATATAAAAAACTTTAACAATAAACCATCAAATCAAGTTAAAAATTAGATTCTCAGCAATATGGCAACATTATATTGATTATTCAAATCCATGGATAGAAGAACAGAAAAAAGCAACGAAGCAACAGAACTTTTAAGCCCATAGAATTGGCCATTTGCGAATCTTCAAACTCATGTAAGTTCTATATTAGCTTTCAAAAATAAAGGGCATAGAAAATGTTAGCGCCAAGTGCTAACTCACATCTTTATAACAGATAAACAAATTCAATCATGTAAAGTCCTTCGACAACTATAAAGTTGCTATAATGCTTCCAGCTACCACAAACAAGAATCATAACTAAGCAACATTAGTCTCATTAGACTTGATACCACTGTCTTCAGCTTTAGCTAAACCGAGCTCGTGCTCTAACTTGATCCAGACTTTCACCACATTAGGAGGGAACTTCTTTTTCATTGTCCTAATCATCTCTTTTGCATCTTTCGCCTTTGAACTCTTCACCAAACCATGCACCAAATACTTGAGTGTATTGACATCCGGAATCTTGTTTGCTGTCACACTCTCCCTGAACACTCTATACCCTGCCTCAAACCGCTCACTCCTACACAAATAGAATATCAAAGTCCTAAAGGTCGAAGCATTTGGATTGCACCCATTTGTCTCCAAATCCTCATAAACCTTCTCAGCCTCATCCATCATCCCATTCCTACAGTAACAAGACATCAAGTAATTGTAACTAATTGTATCGGGTTTTAAACCCGCATTGCTCATTTCCTCAATTAATCCTTTCACTCCCTCAGGATCACCACCCTGAATGTTCATAATCTTAACATTATAAGCACCAACATCCGGTCCACAACCTCTCTTCGCCATCTCATTCCAAATCCTCTCAGCCTCATCGCTCCTCCCGCCCTTATACAACGAGTGCAGTATCGTCGTGTAAATAACCACCGTAACCTCCACGCCTTTCTTTTCCATCTCCTTGAGTCTCTCCATTGCCAACTCAGCTTTCCCCATTTCACAAAACGACCTAATCAATACACCATATGAAACTTGGTCGGGTAAAAATCCGTGCTTCTTTGGCATTTCATCGAACAGCTGGGGGACACGATCATATAGTTTCGAGTTAACACAAGCTGAAAGAAGCACGTTAAGCGAAACAACTGATCTGGGGGTGCCTAAATCGTCCATTTGATGATAAGTTTTAAGCGCGTGATCAAACATTCCGGCAATTCCATATGAACGGATGATCGAGGAAAGGAAGGGCTCTTCGGTGATTTTCTTGTCATTTTTGTGAGACTCGAGGAATACTTCTATGTCCGAGAAACGGTGGGATTTGGCGAGGCGTTTGACTGTGTATTCCTGAGCATAACGAGAGGATAAAGGGGAAGTGTAATGGTCAGAAACGGAAGAGTATATTTTTAGGGCTTTGTCCGGATCATGCTCGGATTTCagctttgattttgctttggaGATAGAGATGGATGCGCCGGAGGTTGACGAAGCAGCGGCGGCTGAGGTTGACAAGTGGCGCGCAAGGCGCAGGGAAATGGAAGAAGACATTCGTTAGGGTTTTTGCCGGATCAGTGGTGTTTGGCCGTTTGGGTGTACAGTGACTAGTGAGTGGAGTAGGGTTTTAGGAGGCGCTGTGAAAGTTGCTGATGTGGGGTTTGGAATGAAATGAGAATCCCGTTAGTTCAACTAAACGGGCGTttagacataagaattgtaaaaattccggaaacaaataaaaacaaaattcaaataaaaatggtatctgaaaattaaattaGCGATTGGATATAAATATAATTTaggttgtttttaaatttttgtgagtaATTTAaagtgaaatttatttttaaaacagtattttgaaataatttcgaaattcatattcaagtgaaattt
Proteins encoded in this window:
- the LOC107810198 gene encoding small ribosomal subunit protein mL103 (rPPR7)-like, whose product is MSSSISLRLARHLSTSAAAASSTSGASISISKAKSKLKSEHDPDKALKIYSSVSDHYTSPLSSRYAQEYTVKRLAKSHRFSDIEVFLESHKNDKKITEEPFLSSIIRSYGIAGMFDHALKTYHQMDDLGTPRSVVSLNVLLSACVNSKLYDRVPQLFDEMPKKHGFLPDQVSYGVLIRSFCEMGKAELAMERLKEMEKKGVEVTVVIYTTILHSLYKGGRSDEAERIWNEMAKRGCGPDVGAYNVKIMNIQGGDPEGVKGLIEEMSNAGLKPDTISYNYLMSCYCRNGMMDEAEKVYEDLETNGCNPNASTFRTLIFYLCRSERFEAGYRVFRESVTANKIPDVNTLKYLVHGLVKSSKAKDAKEMIRTMKKKFPPNVVKVWIKLEHELGLAKAEDSGIKSNETNVA